A segment of the Synechococcus sp. CBW1002 genome:
TTTGGGTCGCCGGTTCGGTTGGTTGGGCACGTTCGCGATCCTGACCCAGGGCCTTGCCTCCGGTCTTCTTCCCTGCTGGGCTGCCGCCCCGATCGACACGTCTGCAACGGATTCCCTCCTGACCCTCAGCCGGCAGCAGGCCCTGGAGCTGGGGCTGGGACGGTCGTTGAGCCTGCGCAGTCAGGTGATCACGGTGGAGGAAAATCAGGCCCTGGTTGGGCTGGCCCGCTCCCGTTTTCTGCCCAAGCTCGACCTGGTCGCCCTCGGGACCTTTGCCCAGGTCAACACCAACATCGGCTTCATTTCCAACCTGCCCACCATCGGTGATCTGAATCTCAACCTCGGCACCGACAGTTCAGCGCTGATCAACAACACATTTGTGAATCTGGGGCTGATCCTGCGGGTGCCCCTGCTCGATTTCAGCCGCAGCCCGATCCAGCAGGCCGCCAGGGCCGATCTGGAGGCCGCCCGGTCCGAGCAGGCGGAACAGCAACGTGTCGCTCGCTTCGAGATCCTCAGCCGCTACCTCTCGGCCCAGGTAACCGCTGCCCAGATTCCCGTGTGGGAAAGCTCCCTGACCGTGTCCCAGAGGTTGCTGCGCGACGTGAACGCGATCCGGCGCGAAGGTCTGGCGCCCCGCATCGACACGTTTCAGGCCGAAGCCCTGATCCAGTCCGACCTGCAGGGGCTTGCGGAAGCCCAGGCCCAGCACACGATTGCCCTGAGCGCCCTGGCCCGGCTTCTGAATCTGCCGGCCGCAACCCGGATTCAGCCCAGCGACCCGCTGCAGCCCGACCCAGCCTGGCAACCCACCCTGGACGAGAGCCTGCGGCAAGCCCTGGCCCAGCGGCCGGCCCTGGAAAGCCTGGAACACCGGCGTCAGGCGCAGGAGGCCAAGGTGCAGCTGGCCCGGGCCGGCCGATTGCCGACCGTGGGACTGCTTCTGGGTGGAGGCATCAGCGGAGATTGGCTGGACATCCCCGGCGCGAGCGCCACCTCCAGCCTCAACAGTGGC
Coding sequences within it:
- a CDS encoding TolC family protein, translated to MGTFAILTQGLASGLLPCWAAAPIDTSATDSLLTLSRQQALELGLGRSLSLRSQVITVEENQALVGLARSRFLPKLDLVALGTFAQVNTNIGFISNLPTIGDLNLNLGTDSSALINNTFVNLGLILRVPLLDFSRSPIQQAARADLEAARSEQAEQQRVARFEILSRYLSAQVTAAQIPVWESSLTVSQRLLRDVNAIRREGLAPRIDTFQAEALIQSDLQGLAEAQAQHTIALSALARLLNLPAATRIQPSDPLQPDPAWQPTLDESLRQALAQRPALESLEHRRQAQEAKVQLARAGRLPTVGLLLGGGISGDWLDIPGASATSSLNSGRGSSRSNGRGLGVNLPTATTSGSASGSFTDWGAAITVRQPLYDGGQSRDTIALARRQLAQAEIAIEQAQQAIIQSVETWYATHQAAAAQSVAARAAITAGQRSVDDARLRYRAGLAPITEVLIAQRNLQLARSAEATAIYRWNLSRAALELETGL